Within the Thermosynechococcaceae cyanobacterium Okahandja genome, the region CACTCTTAAGAATTACTTGGTTTTGACACCCTCAAGAACGGTTTTGACCCGGGCTACGATGTCTTCCGGCATGGCCACATAGTCCAGTTCCTCGGCAATAGTCTTGCCATCGGTTAGCGCCCAAAGGAGCACTCCCTTCAGGGCTTCCCACTTCTTGGCATCGCTGTACTCGGGATAGACCATAATCCATGTCAAGCCCGCAATCGGGTAGGCATCCGGATTTTCAGGGTCGGGTACCAGCAGGCCAAAGTCTTCGGGAATTTCGGTACCTTCAAAGGCTTTGGAGGCTGCTTCAGGAGAGGGATAGATGAAGTTGCCAGACTTATTTTCCAGCAAAACGCGGGGAATATTGTTCAGTTTGGCGTAGGCGTATTCAACGTAGCCAATGGTGCCTTCGTTTTGTTGGATCTGGGCGGCTACCCCTTCGTTCCCTTGACCGCCAACCCCTGTGGGCCAATCAACGGAGGTACCCACACCGGCTGGCCAATCGGGACAGGCGGCATTGATGTGGTTGACAAAGATGAAAGTGGTACCACTGCCATCGGAGCGGTGCGCCCAAGTAATTTCTTTATCAGGAAGTGTTTTGCCCGGGTTGGCGGCAACAATTTTAGGATCGTTCCAGCGGGTAATTTTACCCTCGACGATACCGCAAAGGACTTCCCGGGAGATTCGCAACTCGTCAACTCCCGGTAAGTTGTAGGCAAGGACAACGGCACCGCCCGCCATGGGCACTTGGATGGGATCGGTGTTGTATTTGGCACGGAAGGCTTCTAGGCGGGCACCGGAGAAGGGAGCGTCCGAAGCACCAAAGTCAACCGTACCGTTAATGAACTGCTCAAGACCGGCACCACTACCCACCGACTGATAACTTACTTGGACATCGGGGTTAACTTGCTGGGCGTAAGTTTTAAACCAGTTTTGGTATAAGGGGGCGGGGAAGGTTGCCCCCGCGCCACTGATGTTAATCACTTCTCCGGTTGATGTGGGGCCTTCCCCTTGGCCGCCGGGAGCACAAGCAGCAACGGTGCCTGCTAAGGCTAGGACAGATAGAAGGGGTAAAATTCGACGATGAGAAATTTTAAAAATCATAAGCGCGACGCAAGTAAGAACAACGGACAGATGCACGGGGACATCAGCTTCCCTAGGGCGTAATTTACGCAGAGCTAATAGAATGGCAGTTCGCAAAGGAAGCTAGGGAGATACTACAGGAGCTTGGTAAAGATTAGGTTAAGCTCAGTGAAATCTATAAAATTGTTGCTTTATTTGCATTAGTATGCTTAGAAACGAAAATAATGGGATTTTACCTGAATTAACTCAGGCACAGACCAAACTTGGCTACGCCCGAAAACTCAACCTTGAACTGTTCCGAGAAGTACTCGGCGTGGAGGGCTTGATAGGGCTGCAACCCGACAGACTCAATACGTGGGGCGAGCAACGTCATTCCCGTTGATTACCATCATTCCGGCAACGTCATGCTGTTGCGATCGCCCCTTCTCTAGCATGGCTCTGAGTAACGCTTTACCAAACCCTCTGGCAGCACGGCCACCAACTATGCCAGATCAAATCGGTCAGCGTTCATCACCTTTGTCCAAGCAGCAACAAAGTCGTGGACGAACTTTTCATGGTTATCGTCTTGGGCATACACTTCCGCATAGGCACGCAGGATCGAGTTAGAGCCAAACACTAAGTCCACGCGGGTGGCAGTCCACTTGAGTTGATCAGTCTGGCGATCGCGAATTTCGTAAAGGTTTTTACCGACGGGCTTCCATGTGTAACGCATATCGGTCAAATTCACAAAGAAGTCGTTACTGAGTACCCCTTCGCGATCGGTAAACACGCCGTGCTTTGTGCCGCCGTAGTTGGTGCCCAGAACGCGCATCCCGCCCATGAGGACGGTCATTTCCGGAGCCGTTAGCCCCATCAACTGGGTGCGATCGAGGAGCAGTTCTTCAGGGGTTGCCCCATAATCCTGCTTCAGCCAGTTGCGGTAGCCGTCATGGATTGGCTCTAAGACCGCAAAGGACTCAACATCGGTCATCTCAGCAGTCGCATCGCCGCGCCCGGGGGCAAAGGGCACGGTAACCTCGACCCCTGCAGCTTGGGCGGCTTGCTCAATGCCCACATTCCCGGCAAGGACAATCACATCGGCAAGGCTGGCACCACTCTCGCGGGCGATCGGCTCAAGGACGCTCAAAACCTTGGCTAAACGCTCTGGCTCATTTCCCGGCCAATCTTTTTGGGGTGCCAAGCGAATCCGCGCACCGTTAGCACCACCCCGCTTGTCAGAACCACGGAAGGTACGGGCGCTGTCCCAGGCGGTACACACCATTTCGCTAATACTGAGGCCACTGGCGGCAATTTTGGCCTTCACCGCGGCCACATCGTAGGCGGTTGAACCCGCCGGAATTGGATCCTGCCAGAGGATATCCTCTTGGGGAACATCCGGCCCAATGTAGCGGCTTTTAGGCCCCATATCGCGGTGGGTGAGCTTAAACCACGCCCGCGCAAACACATCGGCAAAATAGTCTGGGTCGCGGTAAAATCGCTCGGAAATTTTGCGATACTCCGGATCCATTTTCATGGCCATGTCGGCATCGGTCATGACAGGATTAATCCGCCGCGTTGGGTCTTCTACATCAAGGGGCTTATCTTCTTCTTTGACGTTAATTGGCTCCCACTGCCAAGCTCCCGCCGGACTCTTTTTCAGTTCCCAGTCGTAGGTAAGCAGCATCCGAAAATAACCGTTGTCCCACTGGGTTGGGTAGGTGGTCCATGCCCCCTCAATGCCACTCGTCATTGTGTTGCGGCCAATGCCCCGCTGGGTTTTGTTGAGCCATCCCAACCCTTGGGCTTCAAGCTCTTCCCCTTCTGGCTCAGGGCCAAGCAATGCTGCACTGCCATTGCCGTGACATTTGCCAACGGTATGGCCGCCAGCCGTCAGGGCAACGGTCTCTTCGTCGTTCATGGCCATGCGGGCAAACGTAACCCGCACATCATGGGCGGTCTTGAGGGGGTCGGGGTTGCCATCTACCCCTTCCGGATTGACGTAAATGAGTCCCATGGTGACGGCTGCTAAGGGATTAGCCAGTTCGCGATCGCCAGAATAGCGGCTGTGGGGGTTGTTAGAGGGAGCCAACCACTCCGTCTCCGGTCCCCAGTACGTATCTTTTTCGGGATGCCAAATATCCTCACGCCCAAAGGCAAAGCCAAAGGTTTTTAGCCCCATGGATTCGTAGGCAATGGTTCCGGCATAGGCAATTAAATCAGCCCAACTTAACTTATTGCCGTATTTCTTCTTGATCGGCCACAGCAACCGCCGGGCCTTATCTAAGTTGGCGTTATCGGGCCAAGAGTTTAGGGGGGCAAAGCGTTGGTTGCCCGTGCCTGCACCGCCACGACCATCGGCAATCCGATAGGTACCCGCTGCATGCCATGTCATCCGGATCATTAGGCCACCGTAGTGCCCCCAGTCCGCTGGCCACCAGTCTTGGCTATCCGTCATCAGGGCATGGAGATCCCGCTTCAGGGCAGCAAAGTCAAGGGTTTTGACCGCCTCCCGATAGTTGAAACTAGGATCCATCGGGCTGGTCTTGCGATCGTGCTGGCTTAAAATATCGAGGTTCAGCGCCTTTGGCCACCAAGCCGCTGTCTCACCCACGGTCGTGGGGGCACCATGCAGAACAGGACATTTACCAGTTGAAGTGCTAGTCATTGTATAAATTCCTTTCTTAAGAGTTTGAATGATGGGAGCCGCTAGCCCAATCATCGCGAGGATGGCACAGGCTAATTAGAGCAAGTTAGAGCGAATTTTTGACGGAAAACGATGGCTGCTCCACCACACCAAGGGATAATTGGCTCCACCCTCCATTGACCGCCGGTTTGAAGGGGAGCATGTGTTTATGATAGTCGTAAGGGTATGTATAGATTGGTTTGTTAAAACCTTCTACATAATTCTGGCGCTGTGATTGAGGACGTTAACTCGTATGGAAGGTGCATTGCCTACCGTCTATTTGGGGGTGCTCATTGTCTTGTTGGGAGTCTCGGCGTGGTTTGTGGTGCGGCAAATTATTAAAACCCGCCGCATTGAAACCAGCATGGCGCGGCTCCAGCGCAAACTCAAGCAAGAACCGGGTACAGCGCAAGAGTACTTTGAGCTAGGGAGCATCTATCTCAATAAAAAGTTAGCGAGCCAAGCCATCCCCCTGCTACAGAAAGCGCTAAAGGCGGCGGAAAACGAAGGGGAAACCTACCTTGCCCCCATTTATAATGCCCTTGGCTATGCCTACTTCATTCAGGAGCAGTACGACTTAGCCATTCGCCACTACAAAGAGGCACTCAAAAATCAGCCTGCCTACGTCACTGCCGCCAATAATCTCGGGCACGCCTACGAAAAGAAAAACCTTGCACAGCCTGCGCTGGAAGCCTACCAGCACACCCTCAAGTACGATGCCAACAATGGGATTGCCCAGCGACGGGTGAGTTCTCTGAAAAAGCGACTGAGCGGTGTTGCAGCCTCCTAACTACCGCCACTGCCCTATGCCTAGGACAAAGATCACGATCCGTGCCTCTTGGACTGTTGTCAGGCCATGAGCCAGCTTTCGAGCTAAGAAGCGGAACATCGTATCGAGGCACACCTCCCGCGAGAACTGCCCGGCTCCGGTACCCAGCAACGGGAAGGCGATCGACCGTAGGCCCAGCGTATCCGCGTGGTAGAAGCAGGACTCCATAATTTCATTGAGCAAGTCGCGGCTCGGGTTGACCCACTCATCTTTCCATTGACCCATTGTGATGCCGTGCAGCACGAAGCGAGCCGGGAGTGAACCCGCCGGCGTAACCACCGCCCGACCGGGACGAACCGGCGCGTATTGGCGAGCCATCTTACGGTAGTCAGGGCCGGCGACCCTAGACAGTTGAGCCGAGACACCTCCACCCATCGACAGCCACTCATCGTCAGAACTCACGAGCGCATCCACTCGCTGCTCAACCAAGTTACCAAAACCGATGGTGCAAGTCCGTCGGTTCATGAAGTGGTATGCATCCGGCTCCGGCAGGTTCTCTGGACGACCCCCGAGGTAGATTGGTTTTCGCGCTCGATACCGTTTCTGATGTCGGGT harbors:
- a CDS encoding tetratricopeptide repeat protein; protein product: MEGALPTVYLGVLIVLLGVSAWFVVRQIIKTRRIETSMARLQRKLKQEPGTAQEYFELGSIYLNKKLASQAIPLLQKALKAAENEGETYLAPIYNALGYAYFIQEQYDLAIRHYKEALKNQPAYVTAANNLGHAYEKKNLAQPALEAYQHTLKYDANNGIAQRRVSSLKKRLSGVAAS
- the pstS gene encoding phosphate ABC transporter substrate-binding protein PstS, encoding MIFKISHRRILPLLSVLALAGTVAACAPGGQGEGPTSTGEVINISGAGATFPAPLYQNWFKTYAQQVNPDVQVSYQSVGSGAGLEQFINGTVDFGASDAPFSGARLEAFRAKYNTDPIQVPMAGGAVVLAYNLPGVDELRISREVLCGIVEGKITRWNDPKIVAANPGKTLPDKEITWAHRSDGSGTTFIFVNHINAACPDWPAGVGTSVDWPTGVGGQGNEGVAAQIQQNEGTIGYVEYAYAKLNNIPRVLLENKSGNFIYPSPEAASKAFEGTEIPEDFGLLVPDPENPDAYPIAGLTWIMVYPEYSDAKKWEALKGVLLWALTDGKTIAEELDYVAMPEDIVARVKTVLEGVKTK
- the katG gene encoding catalase/peroxidase HPI; protein product: MTSTSTGKCPVLHGAPTTVGETAAWWPKALNLDILSQHDRKTSPMDPSFNYREAVKTLDFAALKRDLHALMTDSQDWWPADWGHYGGLMIRMTWHAAGTYRIADGRGGAGTGNQRFAPLNSWPDNANLDKARRLLWPIKKKYGNKLSWADLIAYAGTIAYESMGLKTFGFAFGREDIWHPEKDTYWGPETEWLAPSNNPHSRYSGDRELANPLAAVTMGLIYVNPEGVDGNPDPLKTAHDVRVTFARMAMNDEETVALTAGGHTVGKCHGNGSAALLGPEPEGEELEAQGLGWLNKTQRGIGRNTMTSGIEGAWTTYPTQWDNGYFRMLLTYDWELKKSPAGAWQWEPINVKEEDKPLDVEDPTRRINPVMTDADMAMKMDPEYRKISERFYRDPDYFADVFARAWFKLTHRDMGPKSRYIGPDVPQEDILWQDPIPAGSTAYDVAAVKAKIAASGLSISEMVCTAWDSARTFRGSDKRGGANGARIRLAPQKDWPGNEPERLAKVLSVLEPIARESGASLADVIVLAGNVGIEQAAQAAGVEVTVPFAPGRGDATAEMTDVESFAVLEPIHDGYRNWLKQDYGATPEELLLDRTQLMGLTAPEMTVLMGGMRVLGTNYGGTKHGVFTDREGVLSNDFFVNLTDMRYTWKPVGKNLYEIRDRQTDQLKWTATRVDLVFGSNSILRAYAEVYAQDDNHEKFVHDFVAAWTKVMNADRFDLA